The following coding sequences lie in one Arachis ipaensis cultivar K30076 chromosome B03, Araip1.1, whole genome shotgun sequence genomic window:
- the LOC110269576 gene encoding uncharacterized protein LOC110269576: MEIDTNNTDPYEIHRSNTSTIINPPPSDDNDPFYKSIIDAFRRKRGVIIIAALILVVSVSFFCTFWILLRPHKSQFSLVLSASYSNPTVENCFNYTLNEPLKIIIANPNDADLVIGSLNVSVFYHDTTKVWATVVNGPIHVGSMKVKMMFEREERAHNKMDDHNVTSWEQVGGVLDPIKNTHFGRGDFIAKISVIRAKFKKLGGLFIWRMHWDVRCNILDVTVSDPDGHNKWDSTGLGFCQDE; this comes from the exons ATGGAAATTGACACCAATAATACCGACCCATATGAAATTCATCGTTCAAATACAAGCACCATTATTAACCCACCACCATCTGATGATAATGATCCTTTCTACAAATCCATCATTGATGCTTTTCGTAGAAAGCGTGGTGTTATCATCATTGCTGCTTTAATCTTAGTAGTTTCCGTTTCTTTCTTTTGCACATTTTGGATTCTCCTAAGACCTCATAAATCACAATTTTCTCTAGTCCTCAGTGCCTCCTATTCCAATCCTACGGTAGAAAATTGTTTCAATTACACCTTGAATGAACCCCTTAAAATTATCATAGCAAACCCAAACGATGCTGATTTGGTTATTGGTTCCTTAAATGTGTCTGTGTTTTATCACGACACTACTAAGGTTTGGGCCACCGTGGTGAATGGTCCCATCCATGTGGGAAGCATGAAG GTAAAGATGATGTTTGAAAGGGAAGAGAGAGCACATAACAAGATGGATGATCACAATGTAACGTCATGGGAACAAGTTGGAGGAGTTCTCGATCCGATCAAGAATACCCATTTCGGGAGGGGTGACTTCATTGCGAAGATCTCAGTGATAAGGGCGAAATTTAAGAAGCTAGGTGGCCTGTTTATATGGAGAATGCATTGGGATGTTCGGTGCAACATTTTGGATGTTACTGTGTCCGATCCTGATGGCCATAATAAATGGGATTCCACTGGCTTAGGATTTTGTCAAGATGAATAG
- the LOC110269993 gene encoding uncharacterized protein LOC110269993, with amino-acid sequence MVLSPPAGIVGAVALFSSPIPSHLSSSRHRRTKEALTPWHNRREGFPVDRHLFKRALSLSLTLSVSELRALCRSLFEFTSLVPLSSARRFLFLPRLTFLPPSPPMEQEQQPEDIIYSIC; translated from the exons ATGGTGCTTTCACCGCCGGCGGGAATCGTGGGTGCCGTCGCACTCTTCTCATCGCCAATCCCTTCTCATCTTTCCTCTTCTCGTCACCGTCGCACAAAGGAAGCGTTGACCCCGTGGCATAACCGTCGCGAAGGTTTCCCGGTTGATCGTCATCTCTTCAAGCGCGcgctctctctctcactcactctCTCTGTGTCTGAGCTTCGAGCTCTCTGTCGCTCTCTGTTCGAGTTCACTTCCCTTGTTCCGTTGTCATCAGCCCGTCGCTTCCTATTCCTCCCTCGCCTCACTTTCCTTCCTCCTTCGCCGCCG ATGGAACAGGAACAACAGCCAGAAGACATTATTTATTCAATTTGTTGA